A single region of the Cyanobacteria bacterium FACHB-DQ100 genome encodes:
- the uraH gene encoding hydroxyisourate hydrolase — translation MGKLTTHVLDTAQGCPAANLTIELWAIEPQTEQKTHLKTVTTNADGRTDSPMLNESEIKVGTYELVFVIGNYFAAKSVKTPEPAFLDRIPIRFGIADADAHYHVPLLASPWSYSTYRGS, via the coding sequence ATGGGTAAGCTAACCACTCACGTTCTCGATACGGCTCAAGGCTGTCCGGCTGCGAATTTAACGATTGAACTTTGGGCGATCGAGCCGCAAACAGAGCAGAAAACGCATCTCAAAACAGTGACAACAAACGCTGACGGACGCACCGATAGCCCGATGTTGAATGAGTCAGAGATTAAAGTCGGAACCTATGAGCTAGTGTTTGTGATCGGAAACTACTTCGCAGCAAAATCCGTTAAAACCCCAGAACCTGCCTTTCTCGATCGTATTCCTATTCGGTTTGGAATTGCAGATGCGGATGCTCACTATCATGTGCCACTGCTGGCATCTCCTTGGTCATATAGCACCTACCGAGGCAGTTAA
- a CDS encoding EVE domain-containing protein, with the protein MQYWLMKSEPAVYSITDLERDRVTVWDGVRNYQARNYLRSMTSGDVAFFYHSNANPPGVAGLMKIVESNIADPTQFDPDSKYYDAKSPIESPRWQTVQVEFIKKLPLISLDRLRQTFTPDELAVVRQGNRLSVLPVADEIADRILALVSDQIPNLTRSR; encoded by the coding sequence ATGCAGTATTGGTTAATGAAATCAGAGCCAGCCGTTTATTCAATTACCGACTTAGAGCGCGATCGCGTCACCGTTTGGGATGGCGTTCGTAACTACCAAGCCCGCAATTATCTGAGATCGATGACATCGGGAGATGTCGCTTTTTTCTATCATTCCAATGCAAATCCTCCTGGGGTTGCAGGCTTAATGAAGATTGTGGAATCTAATATCGCAGATCCGACCCAGTTTGATCCCGATAGCAAATATTACGACGCGAAATCGCCGATCGAGTCTCCCCGGTGGCAGACCGTGCAAGTTGAGTTTATAAAGAAATTGCCGTTGATTTCGCTCGATCGCTTGCGTCAGACCTTCACGCCAGATGAACTCGCAGTCGTGCGCCAGGGCAATCGATTATCCGTGCTGCCTGTGGCGGATGAAATTGCCGATCGAATTTTGGCATTAGTTTCTGATCAAATTCCCAACTTAACGCGAAGCCGTTAG
- a CDS encoding glycoside hydrolase family 10 protein produces the protein MLIEFLMAIQFRTLLQHWRKAVLIPLFLVSLLTVILTETPGIAQTPAVPPVGTPAVPIVRPEIRGVWLTLNDLDVMKDRTKVQEAMNQLGRLNFNTIYPVIWNSGYVTYPSAVAQRQGIQPFVYRGSDGHDILADVVDRAHRQGLLVVPWFEFGFMTPLTSELAVNHPDWLTEQRNGVQTSISGAGEVAWLNPFHPEVQQFITSLVVEVMTQYNVDGIQFDDNMSLPREFGYDAYTRSLYKKETKKDVPANPADQAWMRWRANKITAFMAQLEKAVKDRKSNAIVSISPNYYDFAYKFHLQDWLAWVRQGIADELIVQVYRPNLQSFIEKISRPEIQFAQQRIPTGVGVFTGQRTNPVSIYQIQEQTRAARDRGLGVAYFYYESLWDVAPEPANYRQAGFEALFPAPAYRSGVSMR, from the coding sequence ATGTTGATAGAGTTTCTCATGGCTATTCAGTTTCGCACCTTGTTACAGCATTGGAGAAAAGCGGTTCTCATTCCGTTGTTTTTGGTGTCCTTGCTCACAGTGATTCTGACTGAAACGCCTGGAATCGCTCAAACACCAGCAGTCCCGCCGGTTGGAACACCAGCAGTCCCGATCGTTCGTCCTGAAATTCGGGGCGTTTGGCTGACGCTGAACGATCTTGATGTGATGAAAGACCGCACAAAAGTCCAAGAGGCGATGAATCAACTGGGGCGCTTGAACTTCAATACCATTTACCCCGTGATTTGGAATTCTGGTTATGTGACCTATCCGAGTGCAGTCGCGCAGCGTCAGGGCATTCAGCCGTTTGTGTATCGGGGATCAGATGGTCATGACATTCTGGCGGATGTGGTCGATCGTGCTCACCGTCAAGGGCTGCTGGTTGTTCCCTGGTTTGAGTTTGGCTTTATGACTCCCCTAACTTCGGAACTCGCAGTCAATCACCCCGATTGGCTCACCGAACAGCGCAACGGTGTTCAAACTTCGATCAGTGGTGCAGGTGAAGTTGCTTGGCTCAATCCCTTTCATCCTGAAGTGCAACAGTTCATTACCTCGCTCGTGGTGGAGGTCATGACGCAGTACAACGTTGATGGGATTCAGTTTGACGACAATATGAGCCTGCCGCGTGAGTTCGGCTACGATGCGTACACGCGATCGCTCTACAAGAAAGAAACCAAAAAAGACGTACCCGCAAATCCAGCCGATCAAGCTTGGATGCGCTGGAGAGCGAACAAAATTACAGCTTTCATGGCGCAATTGGAAAAAGCCGTCAAAGATCGCAAATCAAACGCGATCGTCTCGATTTCTCCGAACTACTATGACTTTGCCTATAAATTCCATCTGCAAGACTGGCTCGCTTGGGTACGACAAGGGATTGCAGACGAGTTGATTGTGCAAGTGTATCGTCCGAATTTGCAGAGCTTTATCGAAAAGATTTCGCGTCCAGAAATTCAATTTGCCCAACAAAGAATCCCGACTGGCGTAGGCGTGTTTACAGGACAGCGAACGAATCCCGTTTCGATCTACCAAATTCAGGAGCAGACAAGAGCGGCACGCGATCGCGGCTTAGGAGTAGCGTACTTCTATTACGAAAGCCTTTGGGACGTTGCACCGGAGCCGGCAAATTACCGTCAGGCTGGGTTTGAAGCGTTGTTTCCGGCTCCAGCTTATCGATCGGGCGTTTCGATGAGGTAG
- a CDS encoding NAD(P)/FAD-dependent oxidoreductase has protein sequence MNTYDFILIGAGHNSLTCAAYLLKAGYKVLILEKNPIPGGAATTEPFMPEVVSGFKFSPCAIDHLFIHLGPVVRELELEKYGLEYLFCDHVAFCPHPDGKYFFAHRSVEKTCQEIARYSPRDAEKYAEFNDFWQRVIGFLTPMFNAPPKSIVDMAGNYDLEKIKDLFSLIGGGDQTLDFIRSMFTSPMDIIDEYFDSEFLKAPLARLAAELSTPPSQKNMAVGSIMMSLRHNPGMARPRGGTGAVTDALVRCVNDLGGEILVDRPVKSVLIGNNRAEGVRLMNGQEYRANIGVISSLDAQRLFLNLVDPRDVDAADPKLRERVARRITNHNEAILKIDCALSEAPKFVNHNHRDEYLIGSVLIADSVAQVELAHTDPNIGRIPLEDPSMYAVVPSMRDPSLAPDGQHVLWIEYFVPYQIAGANGTGLKGTGWTEELKNQVADRVLDKLADYAPNVKSSVLARRIESPPELEERIGVLKGNYYHLDMTFDQMMFFRPLPELANYKTPIDGLFLTGAGTHPGGSISGLPGRNCARVILQSQRSLSHTLSEVGDTVKSAAQSLFRVNE, from the coding sequence ATGAACACGTATGACTTCATCCTGATTGGTGCAGGACACAATAGCTTGACCTGTGCTGCTTATCTCCTCAAAGCAGGCTATAAAGTCTTAATCCTCGAAAAGAACCCCATTCCGGGTGGAGCCGCAACGACCGAGCCATTCATGCCAGAAGTAGTATCTGGATTCAAGTTCAGCCCTTGCGCGATCGACCATCTTTTCATCCATTTAGGCCCAGTAGTGCGGGAATTAGAACTCGAAAAATATGGCTTAGAGTATCTTTTCTGCGATCACGTGGCGTTCTGTCCGCATCCTGACGGCAAGTATTTCTTTGCTCATCGATCGGTGGAAAAAACCTGTCAAGAAATCGCCCGCTACAGTCCTCGCGATGCTGAGAAATATGCTGAATTTAATGATTTCTGGCAGCGAGTGATCGGATTTTTGACTCCGATGTTTAACGCACCGCCAAAGTCGATCGTAGACATGGCAGGTAACTATGATCTTGAAAAGATTAAAGATCTCTTTTCATTGATAGGCGGAGGGGATCAAACACTCGACTTCATTCGATCGATGTTCACTAGCCCCATGGACATCATTGATGAGTATTTCGATTCAGAATTCCTCAAAGCTCCCTTAGCACGACTGGCAGCCGAACTGAGTACGCCACCTTCACAGAAAAATATGGCAGTCGGTTCGATTATGATGTCGCTGCGCCACAATCCTGGAATGGCACGTCCAAGAGGTGGAACCGGAGCCGTTACCGATGCACTGGTTCGCTGCGTCAACGATTTAGGTGGGGAAATTCTCGTTGATCGACCCGTCAAATCCGTTCTGATCGGAAACAATCGCGCAGAAGGTGTGCGGTTAATGAATGGGCAAGAATACCGCGCAAACATTGGCGTTATCTCCAGTCTAGATGCTCAGCGATTGTTCTTGAATTTAGTTGATCCAAGAGATGTGGATGCGGCTGATCCGAAGTTACGAGAGCGTGTAGCTCGAAGAATCACAAACCACAACGAGGCAATTCTAAAAATTGATTGCGCCTTGTCGGAAGCACCCAAATTTGTGAATCACAATCACCGTGATGAATATCTGATCGGATCAGTTCTGATTGCAGATTCAGTTGCTCAAGTTGAACTCGCACACACCGATCCGAACATTGGCAGAATTCCCCTTGAAGATCCTTCAATGTATGCCGTTGTTCCCAGTATGCGCGATCCATCTTTAGCGCCAGACGGCCAGCACGTTTTATGGATCGAATACTTTGTGCCCTATCAAATTGCGGGAGCTAACGGAACTGGACTTAAAGGCACAGGGTGGACAGAAGAACTAAAAAATCAGGTTGCCGATCGCGTCCTCGACAAACTGGCAGACTACGCACCAAACGTGAAATCCTCGGTTCTGGCACGTCGAATCGAAAGCCCACCCGAACTCGAAGAACGCATCGGGGTGCTGAAAGGCAACTACTACCACTTGGATATGACCTTCGATCAAATGATGTTTTTCCGACCGCTGCCAGAATTAGCAAACTATAAAACACCGATCGACGGATTATTTCTCACTGGAGCTGGAACGCATCCCGGCGGCTCAATTTCAGGATTGCCAGGACGCAACTGTGCGCGAGTGATTCTGCAATCACAGCGATCGCTTTCTCATACGCTCTCTGAAGTAGGCGACACCGTGAAATCAGCAGCACAATCTCTGTTTCGCGTAAATGAATGA
- a CDS encoding phytoene/squalene synthase family protein, whose amino-acid sequence MNLDKSALDVLKETSRTFYIPISRLPAGLQEAVASAYLCMRAIDQIEDHPTLDNAVKARMLRQISLVLQAGDRGFTAEDFRPIFASELAYLEEVTLRIDEWLSYAPSGIAPRIWEAISTMSDRMAHWADCNWEVHTQTELDQYTFSVAGSVGLLLSDLWAWYDGTKTDRIEAIGFGRGLQSVNILRNHSEDSTRGVTFYPEGWTNIEMQAYSRRQLELANAYVASLPETSPALDFCRIILMLAHASLDAMQHGAEKLTRSEVLELVQQATKVS is encoded by the coding sequence ATGAACTTAGATAAAAGCGCTTTGGATGTGTTAAAAGAAACGAGCCGCACCTTTTACATTCCAATCAGTCGATTGCCTGCCGGACTGCAAGAAGCAGTTGCCTCGGCGTATCTCTGTATGAGAGCGATCGACCAGATCGAAGACCATCCGACCCTGGACAATGCGGTGAAAGCACGAATGCTGCGGCAGATTAGCTTAGTTTTGCAGGCAGGCGATCGCGGATTTACGGCGGAAGACTTTCGCCCGATTTTTGCTTCAGAATTAGCCTACCTTGAAGAAGTTACCCTGCGTATCGATGAGTGGCTGTCCTATGCGCCCTCGGGCATTGCCCCGCGAATTTGGGAAGCGATTTCAACCATGTCCGATCGCATGGCGCACTGGGCAGACTGCAACTGGGAGGTGCACACGCAAACGGAACTCGACCAGTACACCTTTAGCGTTGCGGGATCGGTGGGATTGCTGCTGTCGGATTTGTGGGCGTGGTATGACGGCACGAAGACCGATCGAATTGAAGCGATCGGGTTTGGGCGCGGCTTGCAGTCGGTGAATATTCTCCGCAATCATAGCGAAGACTCCACTCGCGGCGTGACGTTTTACCCAGAGGGTTGGACAAATATTGAAATGCAGGCTTATTCTCGTCGTCAGCTTGAGCTTGCAAATGCGTATGTCGCCTCTCTTCCAGAAACGAGTCCGGCTTTGGATTTCTGCCGCATTATTTTAATGCTAGCTCATGCGAGTCTGGATGCAATGCAGCATGGAGCCGAGAAGTTAACGAGATCGGAAGTGTTGGAATTGGTTCAGCAAGCGACAAAAGTGAGTTAA
- the gatC gene encoding Asp-tRNA(Asn)/Glu-tRNA(Gln) amidotransferase subunit GatC encodes MIDREQVQKVAHLARLQLTPEEEEKFTTQLNNILDYFEQLSELDVSNVQPTTRAIDVSNVVRVDRHQPYENREAILEGAPDRDGEFFKVPKIVTG; translated from the coding sequence ATGATCGATCGCGAACAAGTGCAAAAAGTGGCGCATCTTGCCCGACTGCAACTCACGCCTGAAGAAGAAGAAAAGTTCACCACGCAGTTGAACAATATTCTCGACTACTTTGAGCAGTTGAGCGAGTTAGATGTAAGTAATGTCCAACCCACAACGCGGGCGATCGATGTCAGCAACGTCGTGCGCGTCGATCGACATCAACCTTATGAAAATCGAGAAGCGATTTTAGAAGGGGCACCTGATCGAGACGGCGAATTCTTCAAAGTGCCAAAGATCGTGACGGGCTAG
- a CDS encoding SpoIID/LytB domain-containing protein, which produces MVNQMNARSLLSLFTFFPKSFGLALLIWAATMMPVRAQKSVELRVAIEKDVPQVNVGSSVNAQVLDGAQRVVGEIQGMNGFAAQVKNGGVALDRWQSGALWIVPKDKNGVVWIGNRWYRGRVYLVPTGKGLTAVNYVDLEQYLFSVLGAEMNGNWPQEALKAQAVAARSYALHERQNARNGIFDLGDTQGWQVYNGLQSESTGTQQAVLATTGQVLTHNNRVINAVFHSSAGGCTENVEDVWVQALPYLRTVRNNFDQGSPVNEWSKTFTTAEIGTRFGVGNLQRMEPVKTTPVCGRVQSMRIVGDRGSKVVDGDAVRSALGLRSTLFTVAPQFQPVASKGGQKQAVAGFVINGRGFGHGLGMSQWGAYNMARQNYNYQQILQQYYLNTALAQIQVQ; this is translated from the coding sequence ATGGTTAATCAAATGAATGCTCGATCGCTCCTCTCGCTGTTCACCTTTTTCCCGAAATCCTTCGGCTTGGCGCTGTTGATTTGGGCAGCCACGATGATGCCTGTTCGCGCTCAGAAATCCGTCGAGTTGCGCGTTGCGATCGAAAAGGACGTACCCCAAGTCAATGTCGGTAGCTCGGTCAACGCTCAAGTTCTCGATGGCGCTCAGCGCGTGGTCGGTGAAATTCAAGGTATGAACGGCTTTGCCGCCCAAGTCAAAAACGGGGGAGTCGCGCTCGATCGTTGGCAGTCCGGTGCATTGTGGATTGTTCCCAAAGACAAAAACGGGGTTGTGTGGATTGGCAATCGCTGGTATCGCGGTCGAGTCTATCTCGTTCCAACAGGGAAAGGACTGACCGCCGTGAACTACGTAGACCTAGAGCAATATTTATTTAGCGTTCTGGGTGCAGAAATGAACGGCAACTGGCCCCAAGAAGCGTTGAAAGCTCAAGCCGTTGCAGCCCGCAGCTATGCCCTGCACGAACGCCAAAACGCCAGAAACGGCATTTTCGACCTTGGTGATACTCAGGGTTGGCAGGTCTACAACGGACTGCAATCCGAATCTACCGGAACCCAGCAAGCCGTTCTAGCGACAACTGGACAAGTTTTAACCCATAACAATCGGGTCATCAACGCCGTGTTCCATTCGTCAGCAGGAGGCTGCACCGAGAATGTTGAAGATGTCTGGGTGCAAGCGCTACCCTACCTGCGAACGGTGCGAAATAATTTTGATCAAGGCTCACCCGTGAATGAATGGTCGAAAACCTTCACTACGGCTGAGATTGGCACTCGATTCGGCGTAGGGAATTTGCAGCGTATGGAGCCTGTGAAAACGACTCCAGTTTGCGGACGAGTTCAATCGATGCGGATCGTTGGCGATCGCGGCTCAAAAGTTGTGGACGGCGATGCGGTGCGATCGGCGTTGGGCTTGAGAAGTACGCTCTTCACCGTCGCGCCGCAGTTTCAACCTGTTGCCAGTAAAGGCGGACAAAAACAAGCCGTCGCTGGGTTTGTCATCAACGGTCGCGGTTTTGGTCACGGATTGGGCATGAGTCAGTGGGGAGCCTATAACATGGCACGCCAAAACTACAATTACCAGCAGATCTTGCAGCAGTATTATCTCAATACTGCACTGGCTCAAATTCAGGTGCAGTAA
- a CDS encoding MoxR family ATPase, giving the protein MRARIEQLTQHLSLAIVGKQEAIQLVLVALLSGGHALLEDVPGVGKTLLAKSLARSINGKFQRLQCTPDLLPTDVTGTNIWNPRTGEFEFMAGPIFANVLLADEINRATPRTQSALLEVMEEQQVTIDGVSRKVPTPFFVIATQNPAEYQGTFPLPEAQMDRFALSLSLGYPTESEELQMLERLQSGQRVQDLPPCISVEEIRELQVLCSQVRVESSLQHYILNLVRSTRQDEEILLGVSPRGTVALQKAVQAFAFLEGRDYAIPDDVKAIAPHVLSHRIIAASGIRSRIIVDRLLRSIAIP; this is encoded by the coding sequence ATGAGAGCGCGAATTGAGCAGTTAACGCAGCATTTGAGTTTAGCGATCGTCGGCAAGCAAGAAGCAATTCAACTGGTTCTCGTCGCGCTACTCTCTGGGGGTCATGCGCTATTAGAAGATGTCCCAGGGGTGGGCAAAACACTGCTGGCAAAATCCTTGGCACGATCAATCAACGGCAAGTTTCAGCGGCTCCAATGCACACCGGACTTACTGCCAACGGATGTCACCGGGACAAATATTTGGAATCCCCGTACCGGCGAGTTTGAGTTCATGGCAGGGCCAATCTTTGCCAATGTGCTCTTAGCTGACGAGATTAACCGCGCTACTCCAAGAACTCAATCGGCACTGCTAGAAGTGATGGAGGAGCAGCAAGTGACGATCGACGGCGTTTCGCGCAAAGTTCCCACTCCGTTTTTCGTCATCGCCACTCAGAACCCGGCTGAATATCAAGGCACGTTTCCTCTCCCGGAAGCGCAGATGGATCGGTTTGCCTTGTCGTTATCGCTTGGATATCCCACCGAGTCCGAAGAACTCCAAATGTTAGAGCGCTTGCAGTCGGGTCAACGGGTGCAAGATCTGCCGCCTTGCATCAGTGTCGAAGAGATTCGCGAATTACAAGTCCTATGTTCTCAGGTTCGGGTGGAATCCTCGCTTCAGCACTACATTTTGAATTTAGTCCGATCGACCCGCCAAGACGAGGAAATCCTTTTAGGCGTTAGCCCACGCGGAACTGTGGCACTTCAAAAAGCGGTACAAGCCTTCGCCTTCCTCGAAGGTCGAGACTACGCGATCCCGGATGATGTTAAAGCGATCGCGCCTCACGTTCTCTCGCACCGAATCATTGCAGCCAGTGGTATTCGATCGCGAATCATTGTTGATCGATTGCTGCGGTCGATCGCGATTCCATAA
- the guaD gene encoding guanine deaminase, which translates to MTVKAFRSAILDFIADPFFVSESESVRYIPDGLLVVDNGRIKELGAYEQLKEKYAGVAIVTYPNHLILPGFIDLHVHFPQTEMMAAYGEQLLEWLEKFTFPVERKFQDKAYCDRIAPIFIDQLLRNGTTTALVLAAVFPESVEALFEESERRNMRLIAGKVMMDRNAPEFLRDTAESSYHESKALIEKWHKKGRSLYAVTPRFAPTSTPEQLMYAGKLLEEFPDTYLHTHLSENVNEVAWVQELFPDSKGYVDAYDRFGLVGERSIFAHCVQLTEAEFDRLAEAKSTIAFCPTSNTFLGSGLFDLERATSAQIKVGLATDVGGGTSFSMFQTASEAYKITQLRQQKLSPFQAMYLATLGGAKALHLEDKLGNFEVGKEADFIVVDPRSTPIMALRNQAETPITLEALSDRLFSLIIMGDDRSIQATYLLGELAYDKQ; encoded by the coding sequence ATGACTGTCAAAGCATTCCGCAGCGCCATTCTAGATTTTATTGCTGATCCGTTCTTTGTGTCGGAATCTGAAAGTGTGCGATATATTCCAGACGGTTTACTCGTGGTTGACAACGGAAGAATCAAAGAACTGGGCGCGTATGAGCAATTAAAAGAGAAATATGCGGGAGTGGCGATCGTCACCTATCCTAACCACCTGATTCTCCCTGGATTTATTGATCTGCACGTTCATTTCCCGCAGACGGAGATGATGGCAGCCTATGGTGAGCAGTTATTGGAATGGCTGGAGAAGTTTACCTTTCCGGTTGAGCGCAAGTTCCAAGATAAAGCCTATTGCGATCGGATTGCGCCGATTTTTATTGATCAACTGCTGCGAAATGGAACAACTACAGCGCTGGTACTTGCGGCTGTGTTTCCAGAGTCGGTCGAAGCTTTGTTTGAAGAAAGTGAGCGCAGAAATATGCGCTTGATTGCAGGCAAAGTGATGATGGATCGCAATGCTCCAGAGTTTCTCAGAGATACCGCAGAATCGTCTTATCACGAAAGCAAGGCCTTGATTGAGAAATGGCACAAAAAAGGTCGATCGCTCTATGCCGTCACTCCCCGATTTGCCCCGACTTCAACGCCAGAACAATTAATGTATGCTGGCAAGCTTCTAGAAGAGTTTCCAGACACTTATCTACACACCCATCTCTCTGAGAATGTGAATGAGGTGGCTTGGGTGCAAGAACTATTCCCAGACAGTAAAGGGTATGTAGATGCTTACGATCGATTTGGCTTGGTGGGAGAGCGATCGATCTTTGCTCATTGTGTGCAGTTAACCGAAGCAGAATTCGATCGGCTCGCGGAAGCAAAATCGACGATCGCGTTTTGTCCAACATCTAATACATTCCTTGGTAGCGGATTGTTCGATCTTGAACGTGCCACCTCTGCCCAAATCAAAGTTGGACTTGCAACCGATGTCGGGGGTGGAACCAGCTTTTCAATGTTCCAAACTGCAAGCGAAGCTTATAAAATTACACAACTGCGACAACAAAAGCTCTCTCCATTTCAGGCAATGTACCTAGCAACCTTGGGAGGAGCAAAAGCGCTGCATCTAGAAGACAAGCTGGGAAACTTTGAGGTCGGCAAAGAAGCAGATTTTATTGTGGTTGATCCGCGATCGACCCCGATCATGGCATTGCGTAACCAAGCCGAAACACCGATTACTTTAGAAGCCCTGAGCGATCGCCTCTTCAGCCTCATCATCATGGGCGACGATCGCTCGATTCAAGCCACCTATCTTTTGGGCGAACTTGCGTATGACAAGCAATAA
- a CDS encoding photosystem I assembly protein Ycf3, protein MSRSQRNDNFIDKSFTVMADIILKVFPASRKEKEAFAYYRDGMSAQADGEYAEALENYEEALKLEEDPNDRSYVLYNMGLIYASNGNHEKALSLYHEALEENPRLPQALNNIAVIYHYMGERAKEDGREDEGEKLFDQAADYWKQAILQAPNNYIEAQNWLKTTGRSDIDVYF, encoded by the coding sequence ATGTCTAGATCTCAACGCAACGACAACTTCATCGATAAAAGCTTCACCGTCATGGCGGATATCATTCTGAAAGTCTTTCCCGCCTCCCGTAAGGAAAAAGAAGCGTTTGCCTATTATCGTGATGGGATGTCGGCGCAAGCAGATGGTGAATACGCAGAAGCGCTCGAAAACTACGAAGAAGCGCTCAAACTCGAAGAAGACCCAAACGATCGCAGCTACGTTCTGTACAACATGGGTCTAATCTACGCCAGCAACGGCAATCACGAAAAAGCTTTGAGCTTGTATCATGAGGCGCTAGAAGAAAATCCCCGTCTGCCCCAAGCTTTGAATAACATCGCTGTGATCTATCACTATATGGGAGAAAGAGCGAAAGAAGACGGTAGGGAAGACGAAGGCGAAAAGCTATTTGATCAAGCAGCAGACTACTGGAAACAAGCGATTCTGCAAGCGCCGAACAACTACATTGAAGCGCAAAACTGGCTGAAAACGACGGGTCGATCGGACATCGATGTATACTTCTAA
- a CDS encoding bifunctional riboflavin kinase/FAD synthetase: MWITSSPTTALTPTAVALGNFDGIHLGHRQVITPVLSNDGILHSTVVTFNPHPKEFFTGEHRSLLTPHEEKVLTLEEMGVEQLVLLPFNRELASLSPQRFVEEIVVHQLQARRVSVGADFCFGYKRSGTAADLQAIAATFGVEVAIVPLLQTHGARISSSAIREALLSGDLHNANRMLGRSYRLIGQVVTGQQLGRTIGFPTANLQLLPHKLIPRQGVYAVRVLGVGATAILGVMNIGNRPTVNGMSQTIEVHLLDWSGDLYGKTLIVKLEEFIRSEQKFASLDDLKAQIKADCDTARTALTAIS, from the coding sequence GTGTGGATCACCTCTTCGCCGACTACTGCTTTAACTCCAACTGCCGTTGCTCTAGGAAATTTCGACGGCATTCATCTAGGGCATCGACAAGTAATTACGCCTGTCTTAAGTAACGATGGAATCTTGCATTCTACTGTTGTTACATTTAACCCTCATCCAAAAGAATTTTTTACCGGAGAGCATCGATCGCTCCTCACGCCGCACGAAGAAAAGGTACTGACGCTTGAGGAAATGGGCGTAGAGCAGCTTGTTTTACTGCCGTTTAATCGAGAATTAGCAAGTTTGTCTCCGCAGCGGTTTGTTGAAGAAATTGTGGTTCATCAGCTTCAGGCGCGTCGGGTTAGCGTTGGGGCTGATTTTTGCTTTGGATATAAGCGATCGGGAACCGCAGCAGATTTGCAAGCGATCGCGGCAACCTTTGGAGTTGAAGTAGCGATCGTGCCGCTCCTGCAAACTCATGGAGCGCGAATTAGCAGTTCTGCCATTCGAGAAGCATTGCTGTCTGGAGACTTGCACAATGCGAACCGAATGTTGGGACGATCGTATCGCTTGATCGGACAAGTCGTAACCGGACAGCAACTTGGGCGAACGATCGGCTTTCCGACTGCGAATTTACAACTTCTACCGCACAAACTCATACCACGACAAGGCGTTTATGCCGTCAGAGTTTTGGGTGTGGGTGCAACGGCAATCCTGGGCGTAATGAATATCGGCAATCGACCGACTGTAAACGGTATGAGTCAAACGATCGAGGTACATCTACTCGATTGGTCGGGCGATTTGTATGGCAAAACGCTGATTGTGAAACTCGAAGAATTCATCCGTTCAGAGCAGAAGTTTGCTTCGCTCGACGATCTCAAAGCGCAAATCAAAGCCGACTGCGACACTGCAAGAACCGCGCTCACAGCAATTTCCTAG
- a CDS encoding DUF559 domain-containing protein encodes MEKLPTVLFPEVDRAPLPPVGTHHKPPRGRSESQFERDLWRYFPGKIHTGLLVKRPELQQPYVPDFAYLDRALAIDIEVDEPYTYDTRQPIHFLDCPKDRSRNQFFTDHGWIVIRFSEAQVIKSPASCCKAIASTIALISHDNSIMSAFRQVPTLKPDRRWTAEQAQQLATQNYRERLQHQPIEESLKQRRTQQSNLMNGDLSFHCPTCGELVRWQGHYIKCANCGYDKFVL; translated from the coding sequence ATGGAGAAGTTGCCCACGGTTCTATTCCCGGAAGTCGATCGCGCTCCGTTGCCACCAGTCGGAACTCATCATAAGCCACCACGCGGACGATCAGAAAGCCAATTTGAGCGCGATTTATGGCGCTACTTTCCCGGCAAGATTCACACGGGTTTATTAGTCAAACGCCCGGAATTACAGCAGCCTTATGTGCCGGATTTCGCTTATCTCGATCGCGCTCTTGCCATTGATATCGAAGTTGACGAGCCTTACACCTACGACACGCGCCAGCCGATCCATTTTCTCGACTGCCCGAAAGATCGATCGCGCAATCAATTTTTCACCGATCACGGTTGGATTGTGATTCGCTTTAGTGAAGCGCAAGTGATTAAATCTCCTGCAAGTTGCTGTAAGGCTATTGCATCAACGATCGCGCTAATAAGTCACGATAATTCAATCATGTCTGCATTTCGCCAGGTTCCGACTCTGAAGCCCGATCGACGTTGGACAGCAGAGCAAGCCCAACAACTCGCCACACAGAATTATCGGGAACGATTGCAGCACCAACCCATAGAAGAATCGCTCAAACAGCGACGTACCCAACAATCCAACTTGATGAATGGCGATCTGAGCTTCCATTGCCCAACCTGCGGCGAATTGGTTCGCTGGCAGGGGCACTACATCAAATGTGCGAATTGTGGGTACGACAAATTTGTACTCTAG